The Nitrospiria bacterium genome includes a region encoding these proteins:
- a CDS encoding fibronectin type III domain-containing protein codes for MMEKKILVFFFSLFFYFTLISVVQAFNFEMEIKVSVSDALADNGKATQRLVAGGNQKTTVGFDPLFDVPALFLGDTLKASFPHPEMPGHLDPLWRDFREDHLPMAWTFEVSSNKDKTPITLQWVASVTESGCENVKFNLIDQTTGQVIDMEIASNYTFSNEKLKKRQFLLKAQAAQNAPPQIPGQLWSPRQGKSGILLTWSFPTGEADVGYQIERKQGFEDFEKLKTTSLSTNKYLDRNIVRGNTYTYRVTAVSKNGCQSGSSEELTLTIP; via the coding sequence ATGATGGAAAAAAAAATATTGGTATTTTTTTTCTCCCTTTTCTTCTATTTCACATTGATTTCCGTTGTCCAGGCCTTTAATTTTGAAATGGAAATAAAGGTATCGGTCTCAGATGCTTTAGCCGATAATGGAAAAGCCACACAACGCCTTGTTGCCGGGGGAAACCAAAAAACCACCGTTGGTTTTGATCCCCTTTTTGATGTTCCGGCACTTTTCCTTGGGGATACTCTTAAAGCCTCTTTCCCTCATCCAGAGATGCCTGGTCATTTGGACCCTCTCTGGAGAGATTTTCGGGAGGATCACCTCCCAATGGCTTGGACGTTTGAGGTTTCCTCCAATAAGGATAAAACTCCCATTACCCTGCAATGGGTGGCATCGGTTACCGAATCAGGCTGTGAGAATGTGAAATTTAACCTGATTGATCAAACTACTGGGCAAGTTATTGATATGGAGATTGCTTCTAATTACACGTTTTCCAATGAAAAACTAAAAAAAAGACAGTTTCTTTTAAAAGCTCAGGCTGCCCAAAATGCACCCCCTCAAATCCCAGGCCAGCTTTGGAGTCCGCGGCAAGGAAAATCAGGGATACTTCTAACCTGGAGCTTCCCAACCGGTGAGGCCGATGTAGGTTACCAAATTGAACGGAAGCAGGGATTTGAGGATTTTGAAAAGTTAAAAACGACCTCCCTTTCAACCAACAAATACCTTGATCGAAACATTGTTCGAGGGAATACCTATACCTATCGGGTTACCGCGGTTTCAAAAAATGGATGCCAGAGCGGTTCATCTGAAGAGCTCACCTTAACCATCCCTTAA
- the tenA gene encoding thiaminase II produces MTFTQRLRKKSQPIWNAQLKHPFVRALGNGSLSPKKFKFYILQDSLFLFELSKVFGQGAFRSPNSKLMSHFTKLQADTLEVEQALHREYGKKWKLSDTQMTSVPMAPTNYAYTRHMLQVALTGSLIEITSVALPCAWIYCEVGLHLCRKPIPKNHPYINWLSLYSSPEFAEVAAWMRALVDRLALSVGPQIRKKVEHDFWISSQYELLFWQMAWNEEKWPV; encoded by the coding sequence GTGACTTTTACTCAGCGATTAAGGAAAAAATCCCAGCCCATTTGGAATGCACAACTCAAGCATCCTTTTGTGAGAGCCCTTGGAAATGGAAGCCTTTCCCCAAAAAAATTTAAATTCTATATTCTTCAAGACTCTCTTTTCCTTTTTGAGCTTTCAAAAGTTTTTGGACAAGGGGCATTTCGAAGCCCCAACTCAAAATTAATGTCCCATTTTACAAAACTTCAAGCCGACACCTTGGAGGTAGAGCAAGCCCTTCATCGTGAATATGGGAAAAAGTGGAAATTAAGTGATACCCAAATGACATCCGTTCCCATGGCACCAACCAACTATGCCTATACCCGGCATATGCTCCAGGTGGCACTCACAGGAAGTTTAATCGAAATTACCAGTGTGGCATTGCCTTGTGCTTGGATCTATTGTGAAGTAGGGTTGCACCTTTGCCGAAAGCCCATTCCCAAAAACCACCCTTATATAAATTGGCTTTCATTGTATTCCTCTCCTGAGTTTGCAGAGGTTGCCGCGTGGATGCGTGCTCTGGTTGATCGGTTGGCCCTATCCGTTGGACCTCAAATTAGAAAAAAAGTGGAACATGATTTTTGGATTAGTTCGCAATATGAATTGCTTTTTTGGCAAATGGCATGGAATGAAGAAAAGTGGCCTGTTTGA
- a CDS encoding rhodanese-like domain-containing protein, with protein sequence MDHKPGFLKLVRQAKKNIKESSVFKVKKKLERGERFYFIDVREDHEFQNRSAKGALHLGRGIIERDIEELVPDKKCEIILYCGGGYRSALAALNLKKMGYQKVFSMAGGIKAWLKADYPIQTEKRIPVGNKKVR encoded by the coding sequence GTGGACCATAAACCCGGGTTTTTAAAATTAGTCCGACAGGCCAAAAAAAATATAAAGGAGTCTTCGGTATTCAAAGTCAAAAAGAAACTTGAACGGGGAGAGAGGTTTTATTTCATTGATGTCAGAGAGGACCATGAGTTTCAGAATAGATCCGCCAAGGGAGCCCTTCATTTGGGACGGGGGATCATCGAGCGGGACATTGAAGAATTGGTTCCCGATAAAAAGTGTGAAATTATTCTTTATTGTGGGGGGGGATATCGTTCCGCGCTGGCGGCCCTGAATTTAAAAAAGATGGGGTATCAAAAGGTCTTTTCCATGGCAGGTGGGATAAAAGCCTGGTTAAAGGCTGATTATCCGATCCAGACTGAAAAACGTATACCCGTTGGGAATAAAAAAGTAAGATAA
- the mpl gene encoding UDP-N-acetylmuramate:L-alanyl-gamma-D-glutamyl-meso-diaminopimelate ligase — protein MIENFDPKKVRHIHLIAICGTGMGSLAGMLKDSGFEVSGSDHNAYPPMSTYLEGLGINPKVGFSPSHLNPRPDLVVIGNAVPKTNPEVQEVLNKQIPYLSLPQALATFFLDGKKNVVITGTHGKTTTSALMAWILEFAGLNPGCMIGGWALNFNGNNQLGGGQYFVVEGDEYDTAFFDKGPKFLHYKPTIGVITSIEFDHGDIYKDLNSIKAAFKKFIDLLPPDGFLVAAQGDPNIDDILKPVSCKVERYGLESNADWWADGIKYRKGGIHFELRYKGQPQGDFEVPVVGLHNLKNVLAVIAVSQRIGLPLEKVKEGLTQFRGVKRRQEVVGEVREILVLDDFAHHPTAIQETLTGLKNSHPHRRLWAVFEPRSATSRKNIFQKEFVNAFRSADCVVIADLFSPEKIPPEERLDPKKLVEDIEKSGKRAWFLPQTGEILHEMVSQLQPGDLVCIMSSGSFDGLHKKLIQVLEEHFS, from the coding sequence ATGATAGAAAATTTTGATCCCAAAAAAGTTCGACACATTCACCTCATTGCCATATGCGGAACGGGGATGGGGTCCTTGGCCGGAATGTTGAAGGACTCGGGTTTTGAGGTCAGCGGTTCCGATCATAATGCTTACCCTCCCATGAGTACCTATTTAGAGGGTTTAGGGATAAACCCAAAGGTAGGGTTTTCTCCCTCCCACCTGAATCCCCGTCCTGACCTTGTTGTCATTGGAAATGCAGTTCCAAAGACCAATCCCGAAGTTCAGGAAGTCTTAAATAAACAGATTCCTTATCTTTCTCTTCCTCAAGCCCTGGCGACTTTTTTTCTGGACGGGAAAAAAAATGTAGTCATTACGGGAACACACGGAAAAACAACCACCAGTGCTTTGATGGCCTGGATATTGGAGTTTGCCGGACTCAATCCAGGATGCATGATTGGGGGATGGGCCCTCAATTTTAATGGAAATAATCAGTTGGGGGGAGGCCAATATTTTGTTGTTGAGGGGGATGAATATGATACCGCTTTTTTCGATAAAGGTCCGAAATTTCTTCATTACAAACCCACCATTGGAGTAATTACCAGCATTGAATTTGACCATGGGGATATTTACAAGGATCTTAATTCTATTAAGGCCGCTTTTAAAAAGTTTATTGATCTTTTACCCCCTGATGGTTTTTTGGTTGCTGCCCAGGGAGATCCCAATATTGATGATATACTAAAACCGGTTTCCTGTAAGGTGGAGCGCTATGGTTTAGAATCCAACGCAGATTGGTGGGCGGATGGGATCAAATACCGGAAGGGGGGAATACATTTTGAGCTTCGGTACAAGGGACAACCCCAAGGAGATTTTGAAGTTCCGGTGGTGGGCCTTCACAATTTAAAGAACGTTCTTGCCGTGATTGCTGTTTCCCAACGTATAGGGCTTCCGCTGGAAAAAGTCAAAGAAGGTTTAACCCAGTTCCGGGGGGTAAAGCGTCGCCAGGAGGTTGTCGGAGAGGTACGGGAAATTTTGGTCCTAGATGATTTTGCCCACCATCCCACTGCGATTCAGGAAACCCTAACGGGTCTCAAAAATTCCCATCCCCATCGGCGGCTCTGGGCTGTTTTTGAGCCGCGGTCAGCCACCAGCCGAAAAAATATTTTTCAAAAGGAATTTGTCAACGCTTTTAGGTCTGCAGATTGCGTGGTGATTGCCGATCTTTTTTCTCCTGAAAAGATTCCTCCCGAAGAACGCCTTGATCCCAAAAAACTGGTGGAGGATATTGAAAAAAGTGGGAAAAGGGCATGGTTTTTACCCCAAACCGGAGAGATTCTTCATGAAATGGTATCCCAGCTTCAGCCAGGGGATTTGGTCTGTATCATGTCCAGTGGGAGCTTTGACGGTTTACATAAAAAATTGATCCAGGTGTTGGAGGAACATTTTTCATAA
- a CDS encoding serine hydrolase: MDLISVLIEEGKNQGVFPGAVLWVQKGEQVIYQGAWGKTSLEMENENVSIETLFDVASLTKVIATTSAILLLIQKGFQSPRLLKHSHFSPKKINLDTFLEEILNGVLDVVKKKITLRLLLSHASGFPDTRPFYNNIRKAEKRKQGFLGSQQAKQQMYELVHQEPLVYEPGDRQLYSDLGFILLGECIERLSGETLDSFCKKEIFVPLGLMHTGFLPFPQKECPITHVAATERCPWRGKVLLGEVHDDNAYAMGGVAGHAGLFSTARDIACFAFSVLKSFHGGNSFFDSALIREFTQGYPNEWGLGWMMRTEPSSSGRFFSEASFGHLGFTGTSLWIDPVRDLIVVFLTNRVHPSRNNDQIKFFRPRLHDLIFKEMIHD, translated from the coding sequence TTGGATCTGATTTCGGTCCTCATTGAAGAAGGAAAGAACCAGGGGGTTTTTCCAGGTGCGGTTCTTTGGGTTCAAAAAGGGGAACAGGTAATCTACCAAGGAGCTTGGGGAAAAACTTCCCTGGAGATGGAAAATGAAAACGTTTCCATTGAAACGTTGTTTGATGTTGCTTCTCTGACCAAGGTTATCGCCACCACCTCTGCCATTCTTTTATTAATCCAAAAGGGTTTTCAATCCCCACGGCTTTTGAAGCATTCCCATTTTTCCCCTAAAAAAATTAACCTGGATACCTTCCTAGAAGAAATTCTGAATGGGGTTTTGGATGTTGTGAAAAAAAAGATCACATTAAGGTTGCTTTTATCTCATGCCTCTGGCTTCCCGGATACACGCCCTTTTTATAATAACATTCGGAAAGCGGAAAAGAGAAAACAAGGGTTTTTAGGAAGTCAACAGGCGAAGCAACAAATGTATGAGCTGGTTCATCAGGAACCACTGGTATATGAACCCGGGGACCGACAGCTTTATAGTGACTTGGGTTTTATTTTATTGGGGGAATGTATTGAACGCTTATCGGGTGAAACCCTGGACTCTTTTTGTAAAAAGGAGATTTTTGTTCCGTTGGGTTTGATGCACACGGGATTCCTCCCGTTTCCCCAAAAGGAGTGTCCCATCACCCATGTGGCGGCAACGGAGCGGTGTCCATGGCGGGGAAAGGTTTTATTAGGAGAAGTTCATGATGATAATGCGTATGCCATGGGAGGCGTAGCGGGTCATGCAGGTTTATTCTCAACCGCCAGGGATATTGCCTGTTTTGCTTTTTCGGTTCTGAAGTCCTTTCACGGTGGAAACAGTTTTTTTGACTCAGCTCTTATTCGCGAATTTACGCAAGGATACCCTAATGAATGGGGTTTGGGATGGATGATGAGGACCGAACCCTCTTCATCGGGTCGATTTTTTTCGGAAGCCTCTTTTGGTCATTTGGGTTTTACAGGAACATCACTTTGGATTGATCCTGTTCGGGATTTGATCGTTGTTTTTCTCACCAACAGGGTTCATCCTTCCCGGAACAATGACCAAATAAAATTTTTTAGGCCGCGCCTGCACGATTTAATTTTTAAGGAGATGATCCATGATTAA
- a CDS encoding LD-carboxypeptidase — protein MIKPVPLKRGDTIGIVSPAGPVEKEELFLGVRRLESLGFKILLGKSIHQSFRYLAGTDEERAKDLIELYQKPEVRAVVAARGGYGTLRLIPFLRPEVFKTEPKIVVGSSDLTFLLLFLLRQCQMVSFHGPMVAPNFGRKGSSLTDKFFLWNMLSNHSEISFSFPSVEILRKGRAEGVLTGGCLSLLCQSIGTPFEFETEGRILFLEDIEEAPYRVDRMLTYLKTVGKLKGVRGILFGTMEKCQTETGKSYHLTDVLMDCLKDFPGPILYGFPSGHGEHNVTIPLGVKVSLDGANGELKLLERGTLD, from the coding sequence ATGATTAAACCCGTCCCTCTAAAACGGGGAGATACCATTGGAATTGTTTCCCCTGCCGGGCCCGTTGAAAAAGAGGAACTTTTTTTAGGGGTTCGACGATTGGAATCGCTTGGGTTTAAGATTTTATTGGGAAAATCTATTCATCAATCCTTTCGATATTTAGCCGGAACCGATGAGGAGCGGGCCAAGGACCTCATTGAGCTATATCAAAAGCCAGAGGTCAGGGCAGTGGTGGCCGCAAGGGGAGGGTATGGGACCCTCAGGCTAATTCCTTTTTTGAGACCAGAGGTTTTTAAAACAGAACCCAAAATTGTGGTGGGAAGCAGCGATCTAACGTTCCTTCTCCTTTTTCTTTTGAGACAATGCCAAATGGTCTCTTTTCATGGTCCCATGGTTGCTCCCAATTTTGGGAGGAAAGGGTCCTCTCTAACCGATAAATTTTTTCTCTGGAATATGTTGTCTAACCATTCCGAAATTTCCTTTTCGTTTCCCTCGGTGGAAATTTTAAGAAAAGGAAGGGCAGAAGGGGTTTTAACGGGCGGATGTTTGAGTCTTCTTTGTCAAAGCATTGGAACCCCTTTTGAGTTTGAAACGGAGGGACGTATCCTCTTTTTGGAAGATATTGAGGAAGCTCCATACCGGGTAGACCGTATGTTAACCTACTTGAAAACAGTGGGAAAATTGAAGGGAGTCAGGGGAATTCTTTTTGGAACCATGGAGAAATGTCAAACCGAAACCGGAAAGTCTTACCATTTAACGGATGTCTTAATGGATTGTCTGAAGGATTTTCCAGGGCCGATCCTCTATGGATTTCCATCAGGACACGGAGAACATAACGTAACCATTCCCTTGGGGGTGAAAGTCAGTTTGGATGGTGCCAACGGCGAATTAAAGCTCTTGGAACGAGGAACCCTGGATTGA
- the rplT gene encoding 50S ribosomal protein L20 produces the protein MPRVKGGPKTRRRRKGVLKLAKGYRGAKSKLFRTATEAVDKALQYAYRDRRQKKRDFRKLWIARINAAAALQGLSYSRFMGGLKVLNINLNRKILADLAVFDLPAFNQLAETVKQKAS, from the coding sequence ATGCCAAGGGTAAAAGGTGGACCAAAAACGCGGAGGCGGAGAAAAGGGGTACTGAAACTCGCCAAAGGGTATCGAGGAGCAAAAAGCAAACTTTTCAGAACCGCAACCGAAGCTGTAGATAAAGCGCTACAATATGCCTATCGGGATAGGCGCCAGAAAAAACGCGATTTTCGAAAACTTTGGATTGCTAGAATTAACGCTGCAGCCGCTCTTCAAGGACTTTCCTATAGCCGGTTTATGGGAGGGTTAAAGGTTTTAAATATTAATTTAAATAGAAAAATTTTGGCAGACCTGGCGGTTTTTGATCTCCCTGCTTTTAATCAATTGGCAGAGACTGTCAAACAAAAGGCAAGTTGA
- the rpmI gene encoding 50S ribosomal protein L35: protein MKLKSNRGASKRFKITGKGKIARRKASKSHLLTGKSSKRKRGLKKMALVHKSNTEKIRRLLPYQ, encoded by the coding sequence GTGAAATTAAAGTCAAACCGAGGGGCATCCAAACGATTTAAAATAACCGGAAAAGGAAAGATTGCCAGACGGAAAGCATCCAAAAGCCATCTGTTAACGGGAAAGTCTTCAAAACGAAAACGGGGATTAAAAAAAATGGCGCTAGTCCATAAATCCAACACCGAGAAGATTCGGAGACTACTCCCCTATCAATAA
- the infC gene encoding translation initiation factor IF-3, which yields MVQKLRVNKEIWAREVRVIGPDGEQIGILSPKEALSKAEEMGFDLVEVAPTAQPPVCRIMDFGKYKYEENKKLHAMKSSQKNVQVKEVKLRPRTEKHDLEYKIRNLKRFLEEGNKAKVTVTFRGREQAYMGMGQSLLGKVASDIADVGVIEQPPRREGNNLTMLISPKS from the coding sequence ATCGTTCAAAAACTAAGGGTGAATAAGGAAATTTGGGCGCGGGAGGTAAGGGTCATCGGTCCTGATGGTGAGCAAATCGGAATCCTTTCCCCAAAGGAGGCCCTTTCAAAAGCTGAAGAAATGGGATTTGACCTGGTAGAGGTAGCTCCTACGGCACAACCCCCCGTATGCCGTATTATGGATTTCGGAAAATATAAATATGAGGAAAACAAAAAGCTTCATGCCATGAAGTCCAGTCAAAAAAACGTCCAGGTAAAAGAGGTCAAGTTAAGACCGCGAACAGAAAAACACGATTTGGAATATAAAATTCGTAATTTAAAACGGTTTTTAGAAGAAGGTAATAAAGCAAAAGTTACCGTCACCTTTCGGGGGCGCGAGCAGGCTTATATGGGAATGGGACAGTCTCTTTTAGGCAAGGTCGCTTCAGACATCGCCGATGTCGGTGTCATTGAGCAACCCCCGCGAAGAGAGGGGAACAACTTGACCATGTTAATTTCCCCCAAATCTTAA
- the thrS gene encoding threonine--tRNA ligase produces MKDKTVQITYKNQEPIPFQIGTRFSEVLRKIAPTIESEIVALKFNEQLKGLSEEVTESGTIDFLSFSTPEGRDIYRHSSSHIMAQAVKALFPKTQLAIGPPIEDGFYYDFAFERPFTPEDLERVEEKMKEIVEADLPIFRKELKKEEAISLFRKKGEDYKVELIEGISDPIISLFQQGEFIDLCRGPHLPSTKKMKSFKILNSAGAYWRGNEKNAMLQRIYGTSFPNPKGLKDYLTKREEIKRRDHRKIGRDLDLFNIHDESGPGLVLWHPKGALVRKIIEDFWRDEHQKAGYDFVFTPHIAKLDLWKESGHLEFYKENMFSHINVEGSDYQLKPMNCPFHILIYKSHLRSYRDLPIRFAELGTVYRYERSGVLHGLLRVRGFTQDDAHIFCRPDQLEEEINQVLDFTLFVLKTFGFTEYDIYLSTRPEHFVGSPENWEKATLALKSSLEHHGLPFQVDPGEGVFYGPKIDIKIKDVLGRAWQCTTIQVDFNLPERFGIGFIGEDGNEHRPIMVHRALLGSLERFLGVLIENYAGAFPTWLAPIQVMLIPITDQQHPYAQEVHTRLKGEGIRVQTDLRKEKMNLKIREAQLAKTPFMLIMGDREVKENTVSVRKRTGENLGAKGIEEVLKMIQEDIQSRGLT; encoded by the coding sequence GTGAAGGATAAAACCGTTCAAATTACCTATAAAAATCAAGAACCCATCCCTTTCCAAATCGGGACTCGCTTTTCTGAGGTCCTCCGGAAAATAGCTCCGACAATAGAAAGTGAGATTGTGGCTTTAAAATTCAACGAACAGCTCAAAGGGCTCAGCGAAGAGGTCACGGAATCGGGAACTATTGATTTTCTGAGTTTCTCTACCCCAGAAGGACGTGATATTTATCGCCACAGCAGTTCCCATATTATGGCTCAGGCTGTTAAGGCTCTTTTTCCAAAAACCCAATTGGCAATTGGTCCTCCGATAGAAGATGGGTTTTATTATGATTTCGCCTTTGAGCGCCCTTTTACCCCTGAAGATTTAGAACGGGTGGAGGAGAAAATGAAGGAAATTGTTGAAGCAGACCTACCCATTTTTCGGAAAGAGCTTAAAAAGGAGGAGGCCATTTCTCTTTTTAGAAAAAAAGGGGAAGATTATAAAGTAGAGCTAATTGAAGGGATTTCCGATCCCATTATCTCTTTATTTCAACAAGGGGAATTTATCGACCTTTGCAGAGGCCCCCATCTCCCTTCCACAAAAAAAATGAAGTCTTTCAAAATTCTCAACAGCGCAGGTGCCTATTGGAGGGGAAACGAAAAAAATGCCATGCTTCAGCGCATTTACGGAACATCATTTCCAAACCCCAAAGGACTCAAAGATTATTTAACCAAGAGAGAAGAAATTAAAAGGCGCGATCACCGAAAAATTGGAAGGGATTTGGACCTTTTCAATATTCATGATGAGTCCGGTCCAGGGTTGGTTCTCTGGCACCCCAAGGGGGCTCTTGTCCGGAAAATCATTGAAGATTTTTGGAGGGATGAGCATCAAAAAGCCGGGTATGATTTCGTATTCACACCCCATATAGCAAAACTTGATTTATGGAAAGAAAGCGGACATTTAGAATTTTACAAGGAAAACATGTTTTCTCACATTAATGTGGAAGGGTCGGATTACCAACTAAAACCGATGAACTGTCCCTTTCATATTCTCATTTATAAATCCCACCTAAGGAGCTACCGGGATCTCCCAATTCGTTTCGCGGAGTTGGGAACTGTTTACCGGTACGAGCGCTCAGGGGTGCTTCACGGGCTATTGCGGGTTCGAGGATTTACACAAGATGATGCTCATATTTTTTGCCGACCTGACCAGTTGGAAGAGGAGATTAATCAGGTTTTGGATTTCACTCTTTTTGTCTTGAAAACCTTTGGGTTTACCGAGTATGATATCTATCTTTCGACTAGGCCGGAGCACTTTGTGGGGTCCCCGGAAAACTGGGAAAAAGCCACCCTGGCCCTAAAATCCTCCTTAGAACATCATGGCCTCCCTTTTCAGGTGGACCCAGGTGAAGGAGTTTTTTACGGACCGAAAATCGATATAAAAATTAAGGACGTTCTCGGCAGAGCCTGGCAATGCACAACCATTCAGGTGGATTTTAACCTTCCGGAGCGTTTTGGTATTGGGTTTATTGGAGAGGATGGCAATGAACATCGCCCCATAATGGTTCATCGGGCCCTTTTGGGATCCCTGGAGCGGTTTCTGGGAGTTCTTATTGAAAATTATGCAGGGGCGTTTCCCACCTGGCTTGCCCCTATCCAGGTGATGCTGATCCCCATAACCGACCAACAACATCCCTATGCTCAGGAGGTTCATACCCGTTTGAAGGGAGAGGGGATAAGGGTTCAAACCGACTTGAGAAAAGAAAAAATGAATCTTAAAATCCGTGAGGCCCAATTAGCAAAAACTCCCTTTATGCTCATAATGGGGGATCGGGAGGTAAAAGAAAATACCGTCTCCGTTCGCAAAAGAACCGGGGAGAACTTAGGGGCAAAAGGAATCGAGGAAGTCCTTAAAATGATCCAGGAAGATATTCAATCAAGAGGTTTAACCTGA
- a CDS encoding HU family DNA-binding protein translates to MTKEDLIEKMAESAGISKLAAGKSLLAFVNGVSTALKNGQKVTMVGFGTFSISQRKARKGRNPRTGKEIMIPETRSPKFSAGKALKSAVKLI, encoded by the coding sequence ATGACCAAGGAAGATTTAATCGAAAAAATGGCAGAAAGTGCGGGAATCAGTAAGTTGGCTGCGGGAAAGAGTTTATTAGCCTTTGTAAACGGGGTCAGTACCGCCTTAAAAAATGGACAAAAAGTAACCATGGTTGGTTTTGGTACCTTTTCAATCAGCCAAAGAAAGGCAAGAAAAGGACGAAATCCACGCACCGGAAAAGAAATTATGATTCCGGAAACCCGGTCACCCAAATTCTCTGCAGGAAAAGCCCTCAAATCCGCTGTAAAATTAATTTAA
- a CDS encoding helix-turn-helix domain-containing protein, with the protein MGGQHILLVNEDPDLSKEFQRTFEKTGTGLTFLSSTMNLGQHLTKNSYSMIILESKKGFQENLMTIFEKNSTKDFFLIVGTSQSIRSGAGKIQELSNEIKNDEKKTNSQTISTHSSRDLFLNDFVERKLKDFVKRMSLSQGRNLYSLLIKEIEKPLITMILNETKGNQVQAAHMLGVNRNTLRKKIKELKITIKRTKK; encoded by the coding sequence ATGGGTGGGCAACATATTTTATTGGTCAACGAAGATCCTGATCTTTCCAAAGAATTTCAAAGAACCTTTGAAAAAACAGGTACCGGCCTAACTTTCCTTTCATCCACAATGAATTTGGGACAACATTTAACAAAAAATAGCTATTCCATGATTATTTTGGAATCTAAAAAAGGATTTCAGGAAAATTTAATGACTATTTTTGAAAAGAACTCCACCAAAGACTTTTTTTTAATCGTGGGAACCTCCCAATCCATCCGTTCCGGGGCCGGAAAAATTCAAGAATTATCCAACGAAATTAAAAATGATGAAAAAAAAACAAATTCACAAACGATTTCAACCCATTCTTCCCGCGATCTTTTTCTTAATGATTTTGTAGAAAGAAAATTAAAAGATTTTGTTAAGCGAATGAGCTTAAGCCAAGGAAGGAACCTTTACTCCTTGTTAATTAAAGAAATTGAAAAACCTTTAATCACCATGATCTTAAATGAAACAAAAGGAAACCAGGTGCAAGCTGCCCATATGTTAGGGGTCAATCGAAATACGCTTAGGAAAAAAATAAAAGAATTAAAAATCACGATTAAACGGACAAAAAAGTAA
- a CDS encoding right-handed parallel beta-helix repeat-containing protein — translation MDSSNPSFYPRPSSALVEAGPEDQVFVRPGTYEDKIFVADRPIRLIGAGKDQVQVFCRKGGPFYLQKVTEGLVSGMTFRYVGSDQHSAMNVLDSTCTIRSCRVMEGILSGIVIYGPENRVSLIDNEICHNRESGIFIFAGARPYISKNVSYENHHFGIAVRDHETSPDIVRNICRNNMLSGLLLFHLAEALVLENQFFENQEWGLVLTPDCKISPPLSEILSSNELEKNPRGAFQITRTPLAEIGR, via the coding sequence GTGGATTCCTCAAATCCCTCTTTCTATCCAAGGCCCAGTTCGGCCCTTGTGGAGGCGGGTCCGGAAGATCAAGTATTTGTGCGCCCTGGTACCTATGAGGACAAGATTTTTGTTGCCGACCGTCCCATTCGTTTAATCGGTGCTGGAAAAGATCAGGTTCAAGTTTTTTGCCGCAAGGGAGGGCCTTTTTACCTTCAAAAAGTGACCGAAGGCTTAGTGAGCGGAATGACATTTCGTTATGTTGGAAGTGATCAACATTCGGCCATGAATGTTTTGGATTCCACCTGTACCATCAGGAGCTGCCGTGTCATGGAGGGGATTTTGTCTGGAATCGTGATCTATGGCCCAGAAAACAGGGTGTCTTTGATCGACAATGAAATTTGCCATAATCGGGAGTCGGGGATTTTCATTTTTGCGGGTGCCCGGCCTTATATTTCAAAAAATGTGTCCTATGAAAACCATCACTTTGGGATAGCCGTTCGGGATCATGAGACCTCCCCCGATATCGTTCGTAACATTTGCCGTAACAACATGCTGAGCGGGTTGCTGTTATTTCACCTTGCGGAGGCCTTGGTGTTGGAGAACCAATTTTTTGAAAACCAGGAATGGGGACTTGTGTTAACGCCGGATTGCAAGATCTCTCCCCCCCTTTCAGAAATCCTATCCTCAAATGAGTTAGAAAAAAATCCCAGAGGGGCGTTTCAAATTACCCGAACCCCCCTTGCTGAAATTGGGCGGTAG